A single window of Eucalyptus grandis isolate ANBG69807.140 chromosome 1, ASM1654582v1, whole genome shotgun sequence DNA harbors:
- the LOC104434076 gene encoding uncharacterized protein LOC104434076, producing MDTQIPKRSLVAVFAVVAAALLLFFPSAARSEPQIPGSAIRLPTEKSSDGGGLCSGAARPGSCPVKCFRADPVCGVDGVTYWCGCADAACSGVEVAKLGYCEVGNGGSGPLSGQALLLVHIVWLIVLGFSVLFGFF from the coding sequence ATGGATACCCAGATCCCCAAACGCAGTCTCGTCGCCGTCTTCGCGGTCGTCGCCGCggccctcctcctcttcttcccctccgCCGCCAGATCGGAGCCGCAGATCCCCGGTTCGGCCATCAGGTTGCCCACCGAGAAGAGCAGCGATGGCGGAGGGCTGTGCTCCGGGGCGGCCCGGCCCGGTTCTTGCCCGGTCAAGTGCTTCCGTGCCGACCCGGTCTGCGGCGTGGACGGGGTGACCTACTGGTGCGGCTGCGCCGACGCCGCGTGCTCCGGCGTGGAGGTCGCGAAATTGGGCTACTGCGAGGTCGGGAACGGTGGCTCCGGTCCGTTGTCGGGTCAGGCGCTGCTTTTGGTCCACATTGTTTGGTTGATTGTGCTAGGGTTCTCGGTTCTTTTCGGGTTTTTCTGA
- the LOC104434086 gene encoding major latex allergen Hev b 5 has protein sequence MGGCASKPKETDGTTAPVETPATETVPRENGTGEETHKEAPLVDLSEPKPEGGDKTVEAKEAEPETITKELDALASESTAAPQETEVEAAEEKPKYARAEEAMEAAVAKSS, from the exons ATGGGAGGTTGTGCAAGCAAACCCAAGGAGACCGACGGCACCACCGCCCCCGTAGAGACTCCTGCCACCGAGACCGTCCCTCGG GAGAACGGCACTGGAGAGGAGACCCACAAGGAAGCCCCTCTGGTGGATCTTTCCGAGCCCAAACCCGAGGGCGGAGACAAGACTGTAGAGGCTAAGGAGGCAGAGCCCGAAACCATCACCAAAGAGCTCGACGCTTTGGCCTCGGAATCAACTGCCGCGCCACAAGAGACCGAGGTCGAAGCAGCTGAGGAGAAGCCCAAGTACGCGAGGGCCGAAGAGGCAATGGAAGCCGCAGTAGCCAAGAGCTCCTGA
- the LOC104434094 gene encoding uncharacterized protein LOC104434094 codes for MERSVLDYVLVPAGLLVMLAYHAWLLHRIVRHPNKTVIGVNAINRRFWVQAMMEDSPKNGVLAVQTLRNNIMASTLLASTAIMLTSLIGILMTGGNGDRSVFFVFDEKSNRSFSFKFFAILVCFLVAFLLNVQSVRYYSHGSILVNTPYKKMSPDHRHHQVTAEYVATTVNRGSYFWSLGLRAFYFSLPLFLWLFGPVPMFASCFVLVVMLYFLDVTVDFGWAVVPHHEEEKGGVGGGNRDEESG; via the exons ATGGAGAGGAGCGTCCTCGACTACGTCCTGGTCCCGGCGGGCCTGCTCGTGATGCTGGCGTACCACGCCTGGCTGCTCCACCGGATCGTCAGGCACCCGAACAAGACCGTCATCGGCGTCAACGCCATCAACCGCCGCTTCTGGGTTCAGGCGATGATGGAG GACTCGCCCAAGAACGGAGTGCTCGCGGTGCAGACGCTGCGCAACAACATAATGGCGTCGACCCTCCTGGCCTCGACGGCCATCATGCTCACCTCCCTCATCGGCATCCTGATGACCGGCGGCAACGGCGACCGGTCCGTCTTCTTCGTCTTCGACGAGAAGAGCAACCGCAGCTTCTCCTTCAAGTTCTTCGCCATCCTCGTCTGCTTCCTCGTCGCCTTCCTCTTGAACGTCCAGTCCGTCCGCTACTACAGCCACGGCAGCATCCTCGTCAACACGCCCTACAAGAAGATGTCGCCCGACCACCGGCACCACCAGGTGACGGCCGAGTACGTGGCCACCACCGTCAACCGGGGGAGCTACTTCTGGTCCCTCGGGCTCCGCGCGTTCTACTTCTCGCTGCCTCTGTTCCTGTGGCTCTTCGGGCCGGTCCCGATGTTCGCGAGCTGCTTCGTGCTGGTGGTCATGCTGTACTTTCTGGATGTCACCGTGGACTTCGGATGGGCCGTCGTTCCGCACCACGAGGAGGAGAAgggcggcgtcggcggaggtAATAGAGACGAAGAAAGTGGTTGA